A DNA window from Mobula birostris isolate sMobBir1 chromosome 3, sMobBir1.hap1, whole genome shotgun sequence contains the following coding sequences:
- the LOC140195722 gene encoding patched domain-containing protein 3-like gives MNNCNTNCIEKPLRLGFAKLGKCVAQYSWWFFGIPLVISAVLGSGFRNFKSAEANDIEEQFTPTSGDAKLERAFIRQHFPVNFTEFSLQRLFTEGAFVSFIAVAEESNVLTKKAFEEILVLDKIVKNLKVTYEDTEYDFMTLCAKLAGSCYATPILRIINHNADPVEKITFEYPLHNRSFIGADVGGVELDGIKIKEARAVKISYYLREDDVKFEKPTKMWIQMFLDEISKTSNLKWIKISHFSSRSRQDEFEGNSKIIISLFSVTYFLTITFSIVSCMRLDCVRNKVWVASLGVLSTGLAVLTGFGLLVYCKVSFAINTANAPFLILGIGVDNMFIMLASWEKTNVNDSVEERTSGAYSDAATSITITTLTDILAFYIGMRTPFPSVQSFCVYTGTTVLLSFIYNISFFGAVLVLNGKREAANRHWLTLRKVEREHLPGEGKCYRMCCVGGAYNEETGTEIEHPVSLFMNNRYGPFLTNRWTKGVVVVLYIGYLAASFYGCFHLREGIDIKNLASDYSYVIKFYDDLRKYFSKYGPRVMVTVTQPVSYWDSNIQNEIENCMHAFENLSFVDSDHSESWLRTYLAIAKQLPNVSISNKRELMETLDTFFNLAHIYKQDIDISVDKKNIEASRFFIQTVYINDSTAEKNMLIKLRDLAKDCSVPLQVFHSTFIYFDQYLVIISTTIQNIGVAAGAMLLIALLLIPNPICSIWVTFAIASVLVGVAGFMTLWGVNLDSISMINLVICIGFSVDFTAHISYAFVSSEKETANERSIDSLYRLGYPIIQGAVSTIMGIISLSAAASYIFRTFFKIMFLVITFGAIHGIVLMPVFMTFFRHKAAEKQTINPN, from the exons ATGAATAATTGTAACACAAATTGCATTGAGAAACCTTTGCGCCTCGGTTTTGCCAAACTGGGAAAATGCGTGGCTCAGTACTCGTGGTGGTTTTTCGGAATTCCTCTTGTGATTTCTGCAGTACTCGGGTCAGGATTCAGGAATTTTAAGAGCGCCGAAGCAAATGATATTGAAGAACAGTTTACTCCCACAAGTGGTGATGCAAAACTAGAAAGAGCTTTTATTCGGCAGCATTTTCCAGTAAATTTTACCGAATTCTCGTTACAGAGGCTTTTCACAGAAGGAGCTTTTGTTTCGTTTATTGCTGTTGCTGAAGAGAGTAACGTCCTTACGAAAAAGGCATTTGAAGAGATCTTAGTACTTGACAAAATAGTCAAAAATTTGAAAGTTACTTACGAAGATACTGAATATGATTTTATGACTCTTTGTGCGAAACTCGCTGGGTCATGTTACGCAACTCCAATCTTAAGAATTATAAATCACAATGCTGATCCAGTGGAGAAGATTACGTTTGAATATCCTCTCCATAATAGATCATTTATTGGTGCTGATGTGGGTGGAGTTGAGTTAGATGGAATTAAAATTAAAGAAGCTCGAGCAGTTAAGATTAGCTATTACTTAAGAGAAGACGACGTGAAATTTGAAAAGCCGACCAAAATGTGGATTCAGATGTTTCTGGACGAAATTTCGAAGACGTCAAATTTGAAATGGATTAAG ATTTCACATTTCAGTTCCAGGTCAAGACAAGATGAATTTGAAGGAAATTCCAAAATAATAATTTCACTTTTTTCAGTTACTTACTTCCTTACAATAACTTTTTCTATTGTATCCTGTATGAG ACTTGACTGTGTGAGGAATAAGGTCTGGGTTGCTTCTCTGGGAGTCTTATCAACTGGATTAGCTGTACTAACAGGCTTTGGACTACTGGTATATTGTAAGGTGTCATTTGCCATCAATACTGCCAATGCACCTTTTCTGATTCTAG GTATTGGTGTAGACAATATGTTCATTATGCTTGCAAGCTGGGAGAAAACTAATGTCAACGACAGTGTTGAAGAACGTACGAGTGGAGCCTATTCTGATGCAGCCACCTCCATTACAATCACTACTTTGACTGACATTTTGGCTTTTTATATTGGCATGAGGACCCCTTTTCCATCTGTGCAATCATTCTGTGTTTACACTGGTACAACAGTTTTGCTCAGCTTTATTTATAACATTTCATTTTTTGGAGCAGTTCTCGTATTGAATGGGAAACGAGAAGCTGCGAACCGGCATTGGCTAACACTTAGAAAGGTTGAACGTGAGCATTTACCAGGTGAAGGTAAATGTTATAGAATGTGCTGTGTTGGTGGGGCTTACAATGAAGAAACAGGCACAGAGATAGAACATCCAGTTTCTCTCTTTATGAATAATCGTTATGGTCCATTTCTTACAAATCGTTGGACCAAAGGGGTTGTGGTAGTCCTTTATATAGGGTATTTGGCTGCCAGTTTTTATGGTTGCTTTCATCTCAGAGAAGGGATCGATATCAAAAACTTGGCCAGTGATTATTCATATGTGATTAAATTCTATGATGATTTAAGGAAGTATTTTTCCAAGTATGGACCACGTGTCATGGTTACTGTCACCCAACCTGTGAGTTACTGGGACTCAAACATACAAAATGAAATTGAAAACTGTATGCATGCATTTGAAAATCTCTCCTTTGTAGATAGTGATCACTCAGAGTCCTGGCTCCGTACGTACCTTGCAATTGCTAAACAATTGCCGAATGTTTCCATAAGTAATAAACGTGAATTAATGGAAACACTGGATACTTTTTTCAACTTGGCCCACATATATAAGCAAGATATTGATatttctgttgataaaaaaaatattGAAGCTTCACGTTTTTTTATTCAAACTGTTTACATCAATGATTCAACTGCTGAGAAAAATATGCTAATTAAGTTAAGGGATTTGGCAAAGGACTGTAGTGTTCCTTTACAAGTCTTTCATTCTACATTCATCTATTTTGATCAATATCTTGTTATAATATCCACGACAATACAGAATATTGGTGTGGCTGCTGGTGCTATGCTACTGATTGCCCTTTTGTTGATTCCTAATCCTATCTGTTCTATCTGGGTTACATTTGCTATTGCATCAGTTTTAGTGGGTGTGGCTGGGTTTATGACTTTATGGGGTGTCAACTTAGATTCTATATCTATGATTAACTTAGTCATTTGCATTGGCTTTTCAGTGGACTTTACAGCTCATATTTCATATGCATTTGTTTCAAGTGAAAAAGAAACTGCCAATGAGCGATCTATTGATTCATTATATAGACTTGGCTATCCTATTATCCAAGGGGCTGTTTCAACTATAATGGGTATTATTTCATTGTCTGCTGCAGCAAGTTACATATTTAGAACGTTTTTTAAGATCATGTTCCTTGTCATAACTTTTGGTGCAATTCATGGAATTGTTTTAATGCCGGTTTTTATGACATTTTTCAGGCATAAAGCTGCAGAGAAACAGACTATAAATCCAAATTAG